In Zunongwangia sp. HGR-M22, the sequence TAAATCCTTTTTGCTGATCTACGATATCCTGAATGCGATCACTTTCATTTACAATATTCCTTGCTTGGGTCACAATTTTCTTTCCGGTTTCGGTAAGTTCAATCGGTTTTTTGCTTCTGTCAAAAATTTGAATATCCAGCTCTTCTTCCAATTTTTGTATTTGCATACTTAAAGTGGGTTGGGTAACAAATACTTTTTGTGCAGCTCTGGTAAAATTTTTATGCTCTGCAACCGCAAGAACGTAATGTAACTGTGTAATCGTCATAATTTGTGAACAATATTATAGTGTAAGTTTGATGCTTAATTTTTTATCATTACTACAAATATATTAGTTTTTTCTATTGAAATTATATAAAACCTAAAGTTTATCTATGCAAAACCCCATAATTGAAGTTCATCAATTATGGGGCTATTTAAAGATTTATATGGAGTTTAGAGTTTGATGCCTATTTCTTTGGAAGAACCATCAAAGCCAAACTTACCATCATCCCAGGTTGGTGGGCCATAAGGATTAATTTTATTGTTCGACATACCATAATCTTCTTTCGGCATTCCGTTGGTTTCAAAATCCATTTGATCGTTATCATTTTTGTCATGGTAACATATCACGGCATATTCTCCTTCAGGAATTTTATCAAATGTAACTGTCGATTTTCCATCCTTTATTTTTGCAGTTTTAGAATATTTTGGATTTTTCATAAAAGTGTCTTCGGTATAAAGACCGTATGAAATCTTCCCCTTATCACTGCTAATATTTTCAATTTCTACAGTAATGCTTCCGGTAGCACCTTTTGATGTTTCCTGGGCCTTGGAAGATACTCCAGTAATAAGTAGGAATAAAATAATTGCCAAATTTTTCATAATGAGATAGTTTTATTTAGTTGAACACTGTAAAAGTAGAAAAGATGTTCTATGAAATAGCAAGTAACCTACTGAACTGTAATTTTTTACTGCTGAATTGTATTTTTGGGTTTACAGTTGCCAGTCAACATTAATAATTAGCGAGAACTGGAATTCAATTTAAAACTGAAATGTGTTAAAGCTTGAAGTTTATGGTAATATGGTAGGAGAAGTAAAATGCATATTCTCAGCATTCAAAAGTTCTAAAATACCAACGATCCCATATTCGAATAATTTAAATCAATCCTCGTGCTTTAATTTCAAGATATTTATTAATGGTATTTACGCTTAATTCTTTTGGTTTTGTAAGTACGGTTTGGATACCGTTTCGTTGAAGTTCTTTAGCCATTTTTATTTTATTTTGGCTAAATTCCTCAGCAATTCCCTGGTGTGCGCTTTCGGTAAGATTTTCAGGGTAGGAGTGTAGCAATTTAGTGATTTCGGTATTTTCAAAGAAAATAACCACTAAAACATGGCGCTTATTTATCGCTTTTAGATAAGGTAATTGTCGTTCTAAAGCCGATGGATGCTCAAAATTAGTATAGAGCATTAATAAGCTGCGGTGCGTGATAAACCTATTAATACCGGCGTATAAACTTCCAAAATCAGATTCCTTAAAATCGGTATTTACATTATAAAGACTTTCCATGATTCGCTGTAACTGACTCATCCTGGAGGAATCTTTTAATATTTTTTCAACTTTAGAAGAGAAACTAATTAGTCCTGTTTTGTCTTTTTTCCGTAGGGCAATATTTGAAAAAGCCAGACTACTATTAATAGCATAATCCAGCAAACTAAGTCCTTCAAAAGGCATTTTCATCACTCTGCCCGTATCGATCACTGAATAAACGGGTTGTGCTTTTTCATCCTGAAATTGATTAACCATCAAATTTCGATGTTTGGCGGTGGCTTTCCAATTAATGGTTCTTACATCATCGCCATTTACGTATTCTTTAATCTGCTCAAACTCCATCGTGTGCCCCAGGCGACGTATTTTTTTGAGTCCAGATTGCGAAATTCTATTATCAATCGCCAAGAAATCCAGCTTTTTCATCTGGATAAACGACGGATAAACTTTTACCATTTGTTCAGCATCAAAAACCTTCCTGATTTTGGCTAATTTTAGTATGGTTTGGGCGTAAATATTTAATTTTCCGAAGATATATTCCCCACGTTCTAAAGGCGTAACTTCATATTCAAATTCGAAGTTTTTAGTAGGT encodes:
- a CDS encoding DUF2141 domain-containing protein, whose amino-acid sequence is MKNLAIILFLLITGVSSKAQETSKGATGSITVEIENISSDKGKISYGLYTEDTFMKNPKYSKTAKIKDGKSTVTFDKIPEGEYAVICYHDKNDNDQMDFETNGMPKEDYGMSNNKINPYGPPTWDDGKFGFDGSSKEIGIKL
- a CDS encoding DUF58 domain-containing protein, encoding MKFLKSLYLTKHFFYAIAAIAVLFLFSFWIPAIYPVIWVILVILSIALLFDIIALFQGKGLTAKRILPEKFSNSDANSVKIQIKNAYSFKVFAEVIDELPIQFQKRDFLYTSEVKPTKNFEFEYEVTPLERGEYIFGKLNIYAQTILKLAKIRKVFDAEQMVKVYPSFIQMKKLDFLAIDNRISQSGLKKIRRLGHTMEFEQIKEYVNGDDVRTINWKATAKHRNLMVNQFQDEKAQPVYSVIDTGRVMKMPFEGLSLLDYAINSSLAFSNIALRKKDKTGLISFSSKVEKILKDSSRMSQLQRIMESLYNVNTDFKESDFGSLYAGINRFITHRSLLMLYTNFEHPSALERQLPYLKAINKRHVLVVIFFENTEITKLLHSYPENLTESAHQGIAEEFSQNKIKMAKELQRNGIQTVLTKPKELSVNTINKYLEIKARGLI